The Firmicutes bacterium CAG:345 genomic sequence CTTAATGCTTTCAACCTCCATAAATCCGATTTCGATGTGATGGTTACCCCCATCCAAGCATTATCGGGAACGTCGTCAAGCTTTATTTTATTTGGGGCTTTAGTCAAATATACCCCCACTGTTTTCGGAGATTCCCTCAATAATTCGAATGACTTATCAAGCCACTCCTTTTTCCATAGATACAAATCGGACATCCCTGTCAGAAAATATACTCCAGGCTTTCTTAATCTTTCCAATTTATGCAAATCCGCAATTGGCTTAGAGAAATCGTCTGTCAGGTGGAATCTATTTGCCACTACTTTGGCGTAGCAGTACCTGCAGCCGATAACCGCGTTGATGTTCTTAATCTTATCCTTAATGCCAATAACCATTCAAT encodes the following:
- a CDS encoding radical SAM domain protein (product inferred by homology to UniProt), with the protein product MVIGIKDKIKNINAVIGCRYCYAKVVANRFHLTDDFSKPIADLHKLERLRKPGVYFLTGMSDLYLWKKEWLDKSFELLRESPKTVGVYLTKAPNKIKLDDVPDNAWMGVTITSKSDLWRLKALRENIKCRNYHVTFEPLFEDLGDIDLSGIKWVVIGTETGKCKGKIDAKKEWVGHLVAVARKYGCRIFFKEELVHKIMGEENAIQELALEMEEALK